The Candidatus Koribacter versatilis Ellin345 genome has a segment encoding these proteins:
- a CDS encoding YbjQ family protein, giving the protein MATAAPPRGVVAHHMVSTAFELDEFTIVKNLGVVRGIVVRSRSIIGNIGASLQTLVGGNITILTELCERTRNEAFELMIQHAAQLGANAVIGARYDATEVMQGVTEVLAYGTAVYVVPKQTQQ; this is encoded by the coding sequence ATGGCAACCGCAGCTCCGCCGCGTGGCGTTGTAGCGCATCACATGGTCAGCACCGCTTTTGAACTCGACGAGTTCACCATCGTCAAGAACCTGGGCGTCGTACGAGGCATCGTCGTACGCTCGCGCTCGATCATCGGCAACATCGGCGCAAGTTTGCAAACGCTCGTCGGTGGCAACATCACCATCCTCACCGAACTCTGCGAGCGGACCCGCAATGAGGCCTTCGAACTCATGATCCAGCATGCCGCCCAACTCGGCGCGAATGCCGTCATCGGCGCGCGTTACGACGCCACCGAAGTCATGCAGGGCGTCACCGAAGTCCTGGCGTATGGAACTGCGGTCTACGTGGTGCCGAAACAGACGCAACAATAA
- a CDS encoding pyridoxal phosphate-dependent decarboxylase family protein, whose protein sequence is MGFELTRDERQRLGYQLIDRINDFFESLPTRNVQLPANERTFSPLAEPMPELGDDATRVLDDLTTELIDRGFHVPAANYFGLMNPTPTYMAVLAEALVSALNPQLASLARSQLASKIENETVRWIGERVGWNSAFDGTFTSGGNEANFSGLALALAHHFPDAIENGVASIGAQPVVYCSAEAHHSLDKSVGLLGLGRKALRRIPINDRIQLDPEKLVKEIDNDRSAGYKPFCVVATAGTTNSGAVDDISALADICEKHNLWLHLDGAYGAAAIFSDKHRDLVRGIERTDSVTIDPHKWLAMPFAAGVILTRHPQALRDAFEVSTPYMPKLANAAMTDNFKVSTQWSRRMNSLKVYLTLKVHGRAAYEELIDRQLQLAKVAADWFEQSDLFELAVPQVLPILNFRLKGVPEQDLAAAHTRIVEEVTRDGQRWISPTMVNGRSVLRMMIISYLTTEEHIRDLQQALVSAARTLPATARS, encoded by the coding sequence ATGGGCTTCGAACTTACACGCGACGAACGACAGCGACTCGGCTATCAACTCATCGACCGCATCAACGACTTTTTCGAGTCGCTGCCCACGCGCAACGTCCAACTCCCAGCCAACGAACGCACCTTCAGCCCGCTCGCCGAGCCCATGCCCGAGCTCGGCGACGACGCCACCCGCGTTCTCGACGACCTCACCACCGAGCTCATTGACCGCGGCTTCCACGTTCCCGCCGCTAACTACTTCGGCCTGATGAATCCCACGCCGACATACATGGCGGTTCTCGCGGAAGCTCTCGTCTCCGCGCTCAATCCGCAACTCGCATCCCTCGCACGTTCCCAACTGGCCAGCAAGATTGAAAATGAAACCGTCCGCTGGATCGGCGAACGCGTCGGCTGGAACTCCGCCTTCGACGGCACCTTCACCAGCGGCGGCAACGAAGCCAACTTCTCCGGCCTCGCCCTCGCCCTGGCCCACCACTTCCCCGACGCTATCGAAAACGGCGTCGCCTCCATCGGCGCGCAGCCCGTCGTCTACTGCTCTGCGGAAGCCCATCACTCGCTCGACAAATCGGTCGGTCTCCTCGGTCTCGGACGCAAGGCACTCCGCCGCATTCCGATCAACGATCGCATCCAGCTTGATCCTGAAAAATTAGTTAAGGAAATCGATAACGATCGATCTGCGGGATACAAGCCTTTCTGCGTAGTCGCCACCGCCGGTACCACCAACTCCGGCGCCGTGGACGACATCTCTGCCCTGGCCGACATCTGCGAGAAGCACAATCTCTGGCTCCATCTCGATGGTGCCTACGGTGCTGCTGCCATCTTCAGCGACAAGCATCGCGACTTGGTCCGCGGCATCGAGCGCACCGACTCCGTGACCATCGATCCGCACAAGTGGCTCGCCATGCCCTTCGCCGCCGGTGTCATCCTCACCCGCCATCCTCAGGCCTTGCGCGATGCCTTCGAGGTCTCGACGCCCTATATGCCCAAGCTTGCCAACGCCGCCATGACCGACAACTTCAAGGTCAGCACGCAGTGGTCGCGCCGCATGAACTCGCTCAAGGTCTACCTCACGCTCAAAGTTCACGGCCGCGCCGCCTACGAAGAGCTCATCGACCGTCAACTTCAGCTCGCGAAAGTCGCAGCCGACTGGTTCGAACAATCCGATCTCTTCGAACTCGCCGTGCCGCAGGTATTACCGATCCTCAATTTCCGCCTGAAGGGCGTGCCCGAGCAAGATCTCGCCGCAGCCCACACGCGCATCGTCGAAGAAGTCACCCGCGACGGCCAGCGCTGGATCTCGCCCACGATGGTGAATGGTCGCAGCGTCTTGCGCATGATGATCATCAGCTACTTAACGACGGAAGAACATATTCGCGATCTGCAGCAAGCGCTCGTTAGTGCGGCACGCACTCTGCCGGCAACTGCAAGGAGTTAG
- a CDS encoding bifunctional transcriptional activator/DNA repair enzyme AdaA, whose amino-acid sequence MKPRTLKLEVNEMSTETMWEKVLQRDAAADGRFVYAVRSTHIYCRPTCPSKRPNREQVEFFANPKEAEQKGYRACRRCAPKTENIASHVARICRELTDDYKGLSPEDIAAREGLALRRLNQIFRTVLGVTVREYLASHKLEDFKSKLKTSQDVTGSMYDAGFGSPSRLYEKSDAVLGMTPASYGRGGRGAHIAFGIRDSEIGHILIAATEKGVCTISFGDNAKKLESDLRKEFHAAEITRNDDAVEQYLDAIAAHIEGNEFLTSIPIDIHATAFQAKVWQLLRNTKPGETLTYSGLAAKLGAPSASRAVARACASNRVAIAIPCHRVVAASGDLSGYRWGVERKRQLLQRERKQVV is encoded by the coding sequence ATGAAGCCCCGTACTCTAAAACTCGAGGTGAACGAGATGAGTACAGAAACCATGTGGGAGAAGGTCCTCCAGCGCGACGCCGCCGCCGATGGCCGCTTCGTTTACGCCGTCCGCAGCACGCATATTTACTGCCGCCCGACGTGCCCGAGCAAGCGCCCTAACCGCGAACAGGTTGAATTCTTCGCCAATCCGAAAGAAGCCGAGCAGAAGGGCTACCGCGCCTGCCGCCGCTGCGCCCCGAAGACTGAGAACATCGCCTCCCACGTTGCCCGCATCTGCCGCGAACTCACCGACGACTACAAGGGCCTCTCGCCCGAAGACATCGCCGCGCGCGAGGGCCTGGCACTGCGCCGCCTGAACCAGATCTTCCGCACCGTCCTCGGCGTGACAGTGCGCGAGTATCTCGCCAGCCACAAACTGGAAGACTTCAAGTCGAAGCTGAAGACCTCGCAGGACGTCACCGGATCCATGTACGACGCCGGCTTCGGTTCCCCCAGCCGTCTCTACGAAAAGTCCGACGCTGTCCTCGGCATGACGCCCGCCAGCTACGGCCGCGGCGGCCGCGGCGCGCACATCGCCTTCGGAATTCGCGACTCCGAGATCGGCCACATCCTGATCGCCGCGACAGAGAAAGGCGTCTGCACGATCAGCTTCGGCGACAACGCCAAGAAGCTCGAGTCCGACCTCCGCAAGGAATTCCACGCCGCCGAGATCACCCGCAACGACGACGCTGTCGAGCAATATCTCGACGCGATAGCCGCGCACATCGAAGGCAACGAATTCCTCACATCGATCCCCATCGATATCCACGCCACAGCGTTCCAGGCCAAAGTCTGGCAACTCCTGCGCAACACCAAGCCCGGCGAAACCCTCACCTACAGCGGCCTCGCCGCGAAGCTCGGCGCGCCATCGGCCTCGCGTGCGGTCGCGCGCGCCTGCGCCTCGAACCGCGTCGCCATCGCGATCCCCTGCCATCGCGTGGTCGCCGCCTCGGGCGATCTCAGCGGCTATCGCTGGGGCGTCGAACGCAAGCGTCAACTTTTGCAGCGCGAGCGAAAACAAGTAGTCTAA
- a CDS encoding PadR family transcriptional regulator, whose amino-acid sequence MKSHRATLDRELKKGSAELLVLSLLEGRPRHGYEISQMIELRSEGAVRFNVASFYPLLYRLEKRGWIVGRWVEKAGQRRRRYYRLTAQGKQTLKEQQSTWLQFVAAMQRITGLRHA is encoded by the coding sequence ATGAAGAGCCACCGGGCAACACTCGATCGGGAATTAAAAAAGGGTAGTGCGGAGTTGCTGGTGCTTTCACTGCTGGAAGGCCGTCCACGGCACGGATACGAAATCAGCCAGATGATTGAGTTGCGCTCGGAGGGAGCGGTGCGGTTCAACGTGGCATCGTTTTATCCGCTGCTATACCGGCTGGAGAAGCGCGGCTGGATTGTGGGGCGCTGGGTGGAAAAGGCGGGGCAGCGGCGTCGCCGGTACTATCGGCTGACGGCGCAAGGCAAGCAGACGCTGAAGGAGCAGCAGAGCACATGGCTGCAATTTGTGGCCGCGATGCAGCGAATTACGGGGCTGCGCCATGCCTGA
- a CDS encoding ABC transporter permease, with the protein MPDFRELVRGCLQELRLPGPREAEIVEEVAQHLSDRYDGLRSMNVPEAEALRTIEAELGARDLANEFKQVERMGTETVALGSGGGRPWTGLRQDLRYAVRALRASPIFSAVCIASLALGIGANTAIFQLLDAVRMRLLPVRNPQELAMIRPTNLGRTGHGAGDFSYMTNGLWMQVKQQQQGFSDVFAFGGWPTFNLANGGEARYAHGLWVSGEFFDALGVQPLLGRVLHAPDDHPGCGVVGAVISYPFWQREYGGDMNVVGRTVRLEGHPFPILGVTPASFYGMEIGRQFDVAVPLCSEPVINGEDNFYNMPRGWWLTVMGRLKPGWTFAKASAQLNAISASAFRETLPPQFQADTAKQYLGKKLAAYPAANGVSELREKYETPLWLLLAIAGSVLLIACANLANLMLARASSREREIAVRMALGAERVRILRQLLVESLLLASGGAVFGLLLAFGLSRLLVRYLGQTLFVNLAVDWRVLGFGAGLAMLTACLFGLGPAIRATKASPARLMNSSGRGQSATRERVSLRKVLVASQVAVSLVLVAGALLFSGSLRRILAQDAGFRRDGVLVMMMDFSSLQLPTEARLPLKRTLLERVRAVPGIESAAEVMFGPFMGNGWNDRIVVDGKKQETTSIEDTITEGYFQTMQTPLLMGRDFDAQDTATSQPVAIVNQKFAKVLLGTNNPIGRTFKVEVYVGERQPEWVVVGMVKDSKFDDMRDEFEPMAYYPQSQNRSDRPDTEVVVRSQLDPASLMASLRRVSADVNPGITLEFHDLRREIENSLLRERLLATLSGFFGVLAILLAAIGLYGVIAYGVARRTNEIGIRMALGAIRWHIVRMIVSEALALTVTGAVFGVALTVIVARSAASLLYGLTAHDPLMLTAAAVALLAVCLIASAIPAIRAARLDPMTALREE; encoded by the coding sequence ATGCCTGATTTTCGCGAGTTGGTGAGAGGGTGTCTGCAGGAATTGCGGCTTCCTGGTCCGCGAGAGGCGGAGATCGTTGAGGAAGTGGCGCAGCATTTGAGCGATCGTTACGACGGGCTGAGGTCCATGAACGTACCGGAGGCTGAGGCACTGCGGACGATTGAGGCGGAACTCGGGGCACGCGACCTGGCCAACGAATTCAAACAGGTGGAACGCATGGGAACGGAGACCGTTGCACTTGGATCGGGCGGCGGGCGGCCGTGGACGGGGCTGAGGCAAGACTTGCGTTATGCGGTGCGGGCACTGCGCGCGAGCCCGATTTTTTCGGCAGTGTGCATTGCATCGCTGGCGCTGGGAATCGGCGCGAATACGGCCATCTTTCAGCTTCTGGACGCGGTACGCATGCGGTTGCTGCCGGTGCGGAACCCGCAGGAACTCGCGATGATACGGCCGACCAATCTGGGTCGCACCGGGCATGGCGCTGGTGATTTTTCGTACATGACGAACGGCCTGTGGATGCAGGTGAAGCAACAGCAGCAGGGATTCAGCGATGTATTTGCCTTTGGCGGCTGGCCGACGTTCAACCTTGCGAATGGCGGAGAGGCGCGCTACGCGCACGGATTGTGGGTGAGCGGCGAATTCTTCGATGCGCTTGGAGTGCAGCCACTGCTCGGACGCGTGCTGCACGCGCCCGATGACCATCCGGGATGCGGTGTGGTGGGCGCCGTGATCAGCTATCCGTTCTGGCAGCGCGAGTACGGCGGCGATATGAATGTGGTCGGGAGGACGGTGCGGCTCGAGGGGCACCCGTTCCCGATTCTCGGAGTGACGCCTGCGTCGTTTTATGGGATGGAGATTGGGCGGCAGTTCGATGTAGCCGTGCCACTGTGCTCGGAGCCGGTGATCAATGGCGAAGACAATTTCTACAACATGCCGCGCGGGTGGTGGCTCACGGTGATGGGGCGGCTGAAGCCGGGCTGGACGTTTGCCAAGGCTTCGGCACAACTGAATGCGATCTCCGCGAGCGCATTCCGCGAGACGCTGCCTCCGCAGTTTCAAGCGGACACAGCGAAGCAATACCTGGGGAAGAAACTCGCTGCGTACCCGGCGGCAAACGGGGTCTCCGAACTGCGCGAAAAGTACGAAACTCCACTGTGGTTGCTGCTGGCGATTGCTGGGTCAGTGCTGCTGATTGCCTGCGCGAACCTTGCGAATTTGATGCTGGCGCGAGCGAGTTCCCGGGAACGCGAGATTGCGGTGCGAATGGCGCTTGGCGCGGAGCGAGTTCGTATTCTGCGGCAGTTGCTGGTGGAGAGCCTGCTGCTGGCAAGTGGCGGAGCAGTGTTCGGACTGTTGCTGGCGTTCGGGTTGAGCCGGCTGCTGGTGCGGTACCTCGGACAAACCCTGTTCGTGAACCTGGCAGTGGATTGGCGGGTGCTCGGGTTTGGCGCCGGACTGGCGATGCTAACCGCTTGCCTGTTCGGACTCGGACCGGCGATACGGGCGACGAAGGCGTCCCCGGCACGGCTGATGAACAGCTCCGGCCGTGGTCAGAGTGCGACCCGCGAGCGGGTGAGTTTGCGCAAGGTGCTGGTAGCGTCGCAAGTGGCGGTGTCACTGGTGCTGGTGGCAGGGGCGTTGTTGTTCTCTGGAAGCTTGCGGCGAATCCTGGCACAGGATGCGGGTTTCCGGCGCGATGGCGTGTTGGTCATGATGATGGATTTTTCATCGCTTCAATTGCCCACAGAGGCGCGCCTGCCCTTAAAGCGAACATTGCTGGAGCGCGTACGCGCAGTCCCGGGAATCGAGAGCGCAGCGGAAGTGATGTTTGGACCGTTCATGGGCAATGGATGGAACGATCGCATTGTTGTGGACGGGAAGAAACAAGAGACAACTTCGATCGAAGACACAATCACCGAGGGTTACTTCCAAACGATGCAAACGCCGCTGCTGATGGGGCGTGACTTCGACGCTCAGGATACGGCGACCTCGCAGCCGGTGGCAATCGTGAACCAGAAATTCGCGAAGGTGCTGCTGGGAACAAATAACCCCATCGGGAGGACGTTCAAGGTGGAGGTTTACGTTGGTGAGAGGCAGCCGGAGTGGGTGGTGGTGGGGATGGTGAAGGACAGCAAGTTCGACGATATGCGGGACGAGTTTGAGCCGATGGCGTACTACCCGCAGTCACAAAATCGGTCGGACCGGCCGGACACGGAAGTGGTTGTGCGCTCGCAACTGGATCCGGCTTCGCTCATGGCGTCGTTGCGGCGCGTGTCGGCGGACGTAAATCCTGGGATAACGCTGGAGTTCCACGATCTACGCCGTGAAATCGAAAACAGCCTTTTGCGCGAACGGCTGCTGGCCACGCTGAGCGGCTTCTTCGGAGTGCTCGCGATCTTGCTGGCGGCGATTGGACTGTACGGCGTGATTGCGTACGGCGTGGCGCGGAGGACAAATGAGATCGGGATACGCATGGCGCTGGGCGCAATCCGCTGGCACATTGTGCGGATGATCGTGAGCGAGGCACTGGCGCTGACGGTGACTGGGGCGGTGTTCGGTGTGGCGCTGACGGTGATCGTCGCACGGAGCGCGGCGAGTTTGCTCTACGGCCTGACCGCGCATGATCCGTTGATGCTCACGGCGGCGGCGGTGGCGCTGTTGGCGGTGTGCTTGATCGCGAGCGCGATTCCGGCGATCCGCGCGGCACGGCTGGACCCGATGACGGCGTTGCGAGAAGAGTAA
- the lysS gene encoding lysine--tRNA ligase, with translation MSLEDNIYQLRLEKLKQIEALGQRAYPFKYETTHTVPEIWEQFESKTGEELEAHHIDVRVAGRLMSIRGQGKAGFAHLQQNGKKLQLYVRLDNVGEKGFALYKLLDLGDFIGAKGYLFRTRTGELSIHVEEITFLAKDLLPLPEKWHGLTDVELRYRRRYVDMNMDPDVREVFIKRARILQTMRSFFDQRGFVEVETPMLQSQYGGAAARPFTTHHNTLDMDLYLRIAPELYLKRLVVGGIDRVYEINRNFRNEGISTRHNPEFTMLEFYWAYADYFDLMTLTEELFRQLATEVTGGTTVQYGDHTLDFSKMERLTMRDAILKYWPENAGPKPAFEDFSSAEKVAAMGKHLSELKLMPFQVNAPKGVTIAAMFEALSEEHLVQPTILYDFPVEISPLSKNHREDPEWVERFEVFCAGMEIGNAFSELNDPIEQRKRFEMQLAERARGDEEAHQMDEDYVRALSYGMPPTGGMGIGIDRTVMLLTNSKSIRDVILFPLLRPEQEEPAEP, from the coding sequence GTGTCGTTAGAAGACAATATTTACCAGCTTCGCCTCGAGAAGCTGAAGCAGATCGAAGCCCTCGGCCAGCGCGCCTACCCGTTCAAATACGAGACGACCCACACCGTCCCCGAGATCTGGGAGCAGTTCGAGTCCAAGACTGGCGAAGAACTCGAGGCCCATCACATCGACGTCCGCGTCGCCGGCCGCCTCATGTCCATCCGCGGCCAGGGCAAGGCCGGCTTCGCCCACCTCCAGCAGAACGGCAAGAAGCTCCAGCTCTACGTGCGGCTCGACAACGTCGGCGAAAAAGGCTTCGCCCTTTATAAGCTGCTCGATCTCGGCGACTTCATCGGCGCCAAGGGATACCTCTTCCGCACCCGCACCGGCGAACTCAGCATCCACGTCGAAGAAATCACCTTCTTAGCCAAGGACCTTCTCCCGCTGCCCGAAAAATGGCACGGCCTCACCGACGTCGAACTGCGCTACCGCCGCCGTTACGTGGACATGAACATGGACCCCGACGTCCGCGAGGTCTTCATCAAGCGTGCCCGCATCCTCCAGACGATGCGCAGCTTTTTCGACCAGCGCGGTTTCGTCGAAGTCGAGACCCCGATGCTCCAAAGCCAGTACGGAGGCGCTGCTGCACGTCCGTTCACCACCCACCACAACACGCTCGACATGGATCTCTACCTGCGCATCGCGCCCGAGCTCTATCTCAAGCGGCTCGTCGTGGGCGGCATCGACCGCGTCTACGAGATCAACCGCAACTTCCGTAACGAAGGCATCAGTACCCGGCACAACCCCGAGTTCACCATGCTCGAGTTCTACTGGGCCTACGCCGATTACTTCGACCTCATGACCTTGACGGAAGAGCTCTTCCGCCAGCTCGCCACCGAAGTCACGGGCGGGACCACGGTCCAGTACGGCGACCACACCCTCGACTTCAGCAAGATGGAACGTCTCACCATGCGCGACGCCATCCTGAAGTACTGGCCCGAGAACGCCGGCCCCAAGCCCGCGTTCGAAGACTTCTCCAGCGCCGAAAAGGTCGCCGCGATGGGCAAGCACCTCAGCGAACTGAAGCTCATGCCCTTCCAGGTGAATGCGCCGAAGGGCGTAACCATCGCCGCAATGTTCGAGGCCCTCTCCGAGGAGCACCTCGTGCAGCCGACAATCCTTTACGACTTCCCGGTCGAGATCTCGCCGCTCAGCAAGAACCACCGCGAAGATCCGGAGTGGGTGGAGCGCTTCGAAGTCTTCTGCGCCGGCATGGAAATCGGCAACGCCTTCAGCGAACTCAACGATCCCATCGAGCAGCGTAAGCGCTTCGAAATGCAGTTAGCCGAACGCGCCCGCGGCGACGAAGAAGCCCATCAGATGGACGAAGACTACGTCCGCGCCCTGAGCTACGGCATGCCGCCGACGGGAGGCATGGGCATCGGCATCGACCGTACGGTGATGCTCCTGACCAACAGCAAATCGATCCGCGACGTAATCCTCTTCCCGCTGCTGCGACCGGAGCAGGAGGAACCTGCTGAGCCATGA
- a CDS encoding NADH-quinone oxidoreductase subunit A, which produces MPQNYVPIFIFLLVAFGIGAGTLMLFKLARPAKPSKVKLMPYECGIDPFDSSRQRYTIRFYIVAILFVVFDVETIFLFPWAVQFKALGVFGLVEMLLFLGILIAGYAWVWKKGALEWV; this is translated from the coding sequence ATGCCGCAGAATTACGTTCCTATCTTTATATTCCTGCTCGTCGCGTTCGGGATTGGCGCCGGGACCCTGATGCTCTTTAAGCTGGCACGGCCAGCGAAGCCCAGCAAAGTGAAGCTGATGCCGTATGAGTGCGGTATCGATCCGTTCGATTCGTCGCGGCAGCGCTATACCATCCGGTTTTATATCGTCGCGATCCTGTTCGTGGTGTTCGACGTGGAAACCATCTTCCTGTTCCCGTGGGCGGTGCAGTTCAAGGCGCTCGGAGTATTTGGACTGGTGGAGATGCTGCTGTTCCTGGGGATTCTGATTGCCGGATATGCGTGGGTTTGGAAGAAGGGCGCGTTGGAGTGGGTGTAG
- a CDS encoding NADH-quinone oxidoreductase subunit C, translated as MPDEKSELDKTAAPKVEGAAEVPKAVVAAPTPEKPAAAAPAKPAAPAAAKPPAPPAPPKPAPKPWESEFVASLKRQYGSGIREASIYLKDQYLVVDKGIAFEILKRMREDEGFDYCVDVTALHWPKREEQFDMVYILYSFAKNERVRVEVPIKDGDKVRSVYSLWPTADWLEREVFDMFGIEFTEHPGLKRILLPDEWTGFPLRKDYGIRQQDQQWVNKFVGIESGQ; from the coding sequence ATGCCAGACGAGAAATCTGAACTGGACAAGACTGCGGCGCCGAAGGTTGAGGGCGCGGCAGAAGTTCCGAAAGCTGTAGTCGCCGCGCCTACTCCCGAAAAACCAGCAGCAGCCGCACCGGCAAAGCCTGCGGCTCCGGCAGCAGCCAAGCCCCCAGCGCCTCCCGCCCCGCCGAAGCCAGCGCCGAAGCCGTGGGAAAGCGAATTTGTTGCAAGTTTGAAGCGCCAGTACGGCTCGGGGATTCGTGAAGCTTCGATTTACCTGAAGGACCAGTACCTGGTGGTGGACAAGGGCATCGCGTTCGAGATCCTGAAGCGGATGCGCGAAGACGAAGGGTTCGATTACTGCGTGGACGTGACCGCGCTGCATTGGCCGAAGCGCGAAGAGCAGTTCGACATGGTTTACATCCTGTATTCGTTCGCGAAAAACGAGCGGGTGCGCGTCGAGGTCCCGATTAAAGACGGCGATAAGGTTCGCTCGGTGTACAGCCTGTGGCCCACGGCCGACTGGCTGGAGCGCGAGGTCTTCGACATGTTCGGGATCGAGTTCACGGAGCATCCGGGGCTGAAGCGCATTTTGCTGCCGGACGAGTGGACCGGCTTCCCGCTGCGCAAGGACTACGGCATTCGCCAGCAGGACCAGCAGTGGGTGAACAAGTTTGTCGGAATCGAGAGCGGACAATGA
- a CDS encoding NADH-quinone oxidoreductase subunit D — MSTAIEVTPSDLENKTFLDSNELVLNMGPQHPSTHGVLRVILKLDGERVLGTECVIGYLHRGVEKIAENRTYVQFNPYVDRMDYVAAVSNGLGYCEAVEKLIDVQAPPRAQFLRVILTELNRLASHMVWLGTHALDIGALTPLFYTFRDREEVLKIFEKYCGARLTTHAFRIGGCIYEAYEGFEKDVLDYCDKLGPRIDEYEGLLTGNRIWLQRTKGIGILNAADCKALGVTGPVLRAAGVKWDLRKAQPYAAYDQVDFDVPTGENGDTFDRYMVRMQEMRQSIRILRQAVEKLPAGPTMAKVPKVLKPPVGRIYHSIEAPKGELGYFIVSDGSLQPYRVRVRPPSFVNLQALDKMVRGALIADVVAVIGTLDIVLGEVDR; from the coding sequence ATGAGTACAGCAATCGAAGTAACGCCCAGCGATCTCGAGAACAAAACGTTCCTGGATTCGAACGAGCTGGTCCTCAATATGGGGCCGCAGCATCCGTCGACGCACGGCGTGTTACGCGTGATTTTGAAGCTCGATGGTGAGCGGGTGCTGGGTACGGAGTGCGTGATCGGCTACCTGCATCGCGGGGTAGAGAAAATCGCTGAGAACCGCACGTATGTGCAGTTCAACCCGTACGTGGACCGCATGGACTACGTAGCGGCGGTAAGCAACGGCCTGGGCTATTGCGAGGCGGTCGAGAAGCTGATCGATGTGCAGGCGCCGCCGCGGGCACAGTTCTTGCGCGTGATCCTGACGGAACTGAACCGGCTGGCGAGCCACATGGTTTGGCTGGGCACGCACGCGCTCGACATAGGTGCGCTGACGCCGCTGTTCTACACCTTCCGCGATCGCGAAGAAGTGCTGAAGATTTTCGAGAAGTACTGCGGCGCGCGGCTTACAACGCACGCGTTCCGCATCGGCGGCTGCATTTACGAGGCGTACGAAGGGTTCGAGAAGGACGTTCTCGATTACTGCGACAAGCTTGGGCCGAGGATTGACGAGTACGAAGGGCTGCTGACGGGCAATCGTATCTGGCTGCAACGGACGAAGGGTATCGGGATTTTGAATGCCGCAGATTGCAAGGCCTTGGGCGTGACTGGCCCGGTACTGCGCGCGGCTGGCGTGAAGTGGGATTTGCGGAAAGCACAGCCCTACGCGGCTTACGACCAGGTGGACTTCGACGTGCCGACCGGCGAGAACGGCGACACCTTCGACCGGTACATGGTTCGCATGCAGGAGATGCGACAGTCGATCCGGATCCTGCGACAGGCGGTGGAGAAGCTGCCCGCGGGGCCGACGATGGCGAAGGTTCCGAAAGTGCTCAAGCCGCCCGTCGGAAGGATTTATCACTCGATCGAAGCGCCCAAGGGCGAGCTTGGATATTTCATTGTGAGCGACGGCTCGTTGCAGCCTTACCGCGTGCGGGTGCGGCCTCCGAGCTTTGTGAACCTGCAGGCGCTGGACAAGATGGTGCGCGGCGCGCTGATCGCCGATGTGGTGGCCGTGATCGGCACACTCGACATCGTGCTGGGTGAGGTGGACCGGTGA